One window of Perca fluviatilis chromosome 12, GENO_Pfluv_1.0, whole genome shotgun sequence genomic DNA carries:
- the ednrbb gene encoding endothelin receptor type B: MWTVALVLCLGNILITGEASDQHSEPFSVIELSETASPGLLILDKQKSNSSIHPPHVAGPKTQHPPMCLESAGIRDTFKYIHTVVSVAVFVVGIVGNSTLLKIIYVNKCMRSGPNILIASLALGDLIHIVIDIPINAYRLMAEDWPFGLVLCKLVPFIQKTTVGITVLSLCALSVDRYRAVVSWNRIKGIGVPFWTAIEITLIWVISILLAVPEVVGFDMITMDYKDKHLRICLLHPMQTTPFMQFYKSVKDWWLFGFYFCMPLAWTAVFYALMTRKMLRNTDNTISDHTKQRREVAKTVFCLVIVFALCWLPLYLSRILKLTIYDETDPNRCQLLSVFLVMDYFGINMASLNSCINPIALYTVSKRFKGCFKACLCSRCLPLPAVPHDEAQSVLKSRTQDQAS; the protein is encoded by the exons ATGTGGACCGTTGCTCTCGTTCTTTGTTTGGGAAATATTCTCATCACAGGAGAGGCCAGTGATCAGCATTCAGAACCTTTCTCTGTAATTGAACTCTCTGAAACCGCCTCCCCTGGTCTTTTAATACTGGATAAACAGAAATCCAACAGCTCAATTCATCCACCTCATGTAGCAGGACCGAAAACCCAACACCCTCCTATGTGCTtggagtcagctggaatcagagacACCTTCAAATATATCCATACTGTGGTGTCTGTtgcagtttttgttgttggaaTAGTGGGCAATTCAACCTTACTGAAAATCATATATGTAAACAAATGCATGAGAAGTGGACCAAACATTCTCATTGCGAGTCTTGCGCTGGGGGATCTAATCCACATTGTGATAGACATTCCAATCAACGCATACAGG ctcatgGCAGAAGATTGGCCATTTGGCTTGGTGCTGTGCAAACTTGTCCCCTTCATACAGAAAACCACAGTTGGAATTACTGTGTTGAGCTTATGTGCTTTAAGTGTTGACAG ATACCGAGCTGTAGTATCCTGGAATCGAATCAAAGGCATCGGGGTTCCATTTTGGACAGCAATCGAAATAACTCTGATTTGGGTTATTTCTATCCTGTTGGCTGTCCCTGAAGTTGTCGGCTTTGATATGATAACAATGGACTATAAAGACAAGCATCTGAGAATTTGTCTGCTTCATCCCATGCAAACCACACCGTTCATGCAG ttttataaatcagtAAAGGACTGGTGGCTCTTTGGCTTCTACTTTTGCATGCCACTGGCTTGGACTGCTGTCTTCTACGCACTCATGACCAGGAAAATGCTAAGGAATACCGATAATACAATAAGTGACCACACCAAGCAG aGACGGGAAGTTGCGAAAACCGTATTCTGCCTGGTGATTGTGTTTGCACTTTGCTGGTTGCCTCTATACCTAAGTAGAATCTTGAAATTAACCATATACGATGAGACAGATCCTAATAGGTGTCAACTACTGAG TGTCTTTCTTGTCATGGACTATTTTGGCATTAATATGGCATCACTCAACTCGTGCATCAACCCTATTGCATTGTACACAGTCAGCAAGAGATTTAAAGGATGTTTCAAG GCATGTCTGTGCAGTCGGTGTCTACCTCTTCCAGCTGTTCCCCATGATGAGGCACAGTCTGTTTTAAAGTCCAGAACGCAGGATCAAGCCTCATAG